In one Gossypium hirsutum isolate 1008001.06 chromosome D09, Gossypium_hirsutum_v2.1, whole genome shotgun sequence genomic region, the following are encoded:
- the LOC107891292 gene encoding zinc finger CCCH domain-containing protein 30 — protein MNHLTLETEDTFASLLELAANNDVEGFKRSIQRDPSGVDEVGLWYGRPKGSKQMVNNERTPLMVAATYGSIDVIKLILSSSDADINRVCGHDKSTALHCAASGGASNAIDVVKLLLAAGADANLVDANGHLPIDVIVVPPKLQFAKLTLEQLLATKSSVLEQNLRVSTAVTNSGSNPPSPSRENGSPTSGLGSPQKLKSTNAPFSSTSEKKEYPIDPSLPDIKNSIYSTDEFRMYSFKVRPCSRAYSHDWTECPFVHPGENARRRDPRKFHYSCVPCPDFRKGACRRGDMCEYAHGVFECWLHPAQYRTRLCKDGTSCARRVCFFAHTAEELRPLYVSTGSAVLSPRSSTSGATAMDFAAALSLLPGSPSSVSVMSPSPFTPPMSPSANGMSHSNVAWPQPNVPALHLPGSNLQSSRLRSSLHARDIPTEDFNLLPDFDVQQQQLINELSSLSQPSMSSNSLNRSGRLKTLTPSNLDDLFSAENSSLQYSDQALAAAVYSPTHKSAVLNQFQQQQSMLSPINTNFSPKNIEHPLLQASLSGRMSPRNVEPISPMSSRVSMLVQREKQQQFRSLSSRELGSGSSATVGSPVNSWWGSSNGKPDWAVDADGSGKLRRSSSFELGNGDEPDLSWVQSLVKESPTEVKEKTGVPVSGVTLNASTGLGSSMNSRIDPVDTAVLGAWIEQMKLDELVAQQN, from the coding sequence ATGAATCACTTAACTCTAGAAACTGAAGATACTTTTGCAAGCTTGCTTGAGCTTGCCGCTAATAATGATGTCGAGGGCTTTAAACGATCCATCCAACGTGACCCTTCTGGTGTAGATGAAGTAGGGCTGTGGTACGGTCGCCCCAAGGGCTCAAAGCAGATGGTTAACAATGAAAGAACACCTTTGATGGTTGCTGCTACATATGGTAGCATCGATGTTATTAAGCTGATCCTATCTTCATCCGATGCTGATATTAATCGTGTGTGCGGCCATGACAAAAGCACTGCACTCCACTGTGCTGCCTCTGGTGGGGCTTCAAATGCTATTGATGTTGTGAAGCTGCTTTTAGCAGCTGGGGCCGATGCCAATTTGGTTGATGCTAATGGTCATCTTCCTATTGATGTTATTGTTGTTCCTCCAAAGCTTCAATTTGCAAAATTAACTCTTGAACAACTCCTCGCGACCAAGAGTTCTGTTCTAGAGCAGAATTTAAGGGTGTCAACAGCTGTCACGAATTCGGGCTCGAATCCTCCTTCGCCCTCTCGAGAAAATGGGTCACCTACATCTGGTTTAGGTTCCCCTCAGAAGCTGAAGTCAACTAATGCtcctttttcttccacatcagAGAAGAAAGAATACCCAATCGACCCATCTCTTCCAGATATCAAGAACAGCATCTATTCAACTGATGAGTTCCGAATGTATTCGTTTAAGGTGCGGCCTTGTTCTCGCGCCTACTCCCATGATTGGACTGAGTGTCCATTTGTTCATCCAGGTGAGAATGCTCGAAGAAGGGATCCTAGGAAGTTCCATTACAGTTGTGTTCCTTGTCCCGATTTTCGCAAGGGGGCATGTAGACGTGGTGATATGTGTGAATATGCACATGGTGTTTTCGAATGCTGGCTACACCCTGCTCAATACCGAACCCGGCTGTGCAAGGACGGTACTAGTTGTGCAAGGAGAGTGTGTTTCTTTGCTCATACTGCTGAGGAACTCCGGCCTCTATATGTCTCCACTGGTTCTGCTGTTCTATCTCCTCGTTCAAGTACTTCTGGTGCTACAGCTATGGATTTTGCTGCAGCCTTGAGTCTGTTACCTGGATCGCCTTCTTCTGTATCCGTAATGTCTCCGTCACCTTTCACACCTCCCATGTCTCCATCTGCTAATGGCATGTCTCATTCTAATGTTGCCTGGCCACAGCCCAATGTTCCGGCCCTGCATCTTCCTGGAAGCAATCTTCAATCTAGTCGCCTCAGATCTTCTCTTCATGCAAGAGACATTCCAACTGAAGACTTCAACTTGCTGCCGGATTTTGATGTGCAGCAACAACAGCTGATAAATGAGTTATCTAGCCTCTCTCAGCCCTCTATGAGTTCTAATTCTTTAAATCGATCTGGTCGATTGAAGACTCTGACTCCATCGAATCTTGATGATCTATTTTCTGCTGAGAACTCATCTCTGCAGTACTCCGATCAAGCATTGGCTGCGGCAGTTTACTCTCCCACCCATAAGTCTGCTGTTTTAAATCAATTCCAGCAGCAGCAAAGCATGTTATCACCTataaacacaaatttttctcctaaaaATATTGAACATCCTTTGTTGCAGGCTTCTCTATCTGGTAGGATGTCTCCACGAAACGTAGAACCTATCTCGCCAATGAGCTCTCGGGTTTCAATGTTAGTTCAACGTGAGAAGCAGCAACAGTTCCGCAGCCTAAGCTCTAGGGAGCTTGGTTCTGGCTCCTCTGCCACCGTTGGTTCCCCAGTAAATTCTTGGTGGGGATCCTCCAATGGGAAACCGGACTGGGCAGTCGATGCAGATGGCTCAGGCAAGCTTCGCAGGTCATCTTCATTTGAGCTTGGCAATGGAGACGAGCCCGATTTATCATGGGTTCAATCCCTTGTAAAAGAATCTCCCACTGAGGTCAAAGAGAAAACAGGTGTGCCTGTTTCAGGTGTAACACTTAATGCTTCTACAGGTCTAGGTTCAAGCATGAACTCTCGAATTGATCCGGTCGATACTGCAGTGTTGGGAGCATGGATTGAGCAAATGAAGCTTGATGAGCTCGTGGCTCAGCAAAACTGA